The proteins below are encoded in one region of Pseudonocardia sp. DSM 110487:
- the hisI gene encoding phosphoribosyl-AMP cyclohydrolase — MSRVAESALDQGIAARLKRTPDGLVCAVVQERGTGDVLMVAWMDDEALHRTLTTGRATYWSRSREAYWVKGETSGHVQHVHEVRLDCDGDALLVVVDQTGPACHTGTHTCFDADVLLAADR, encoded by the coding sequence ACCAGGGGATCGCCGCCCGGCTCAAGCGCACGCCGGACGGGCTGGTCTGCGCGGTGGTGCAGGAGCGCGGCACCGGGGACGTGCTGATGGTGGCGTGGATGGACGACGAGGCGCTGCACCGCACGCTCACCACCGGCCGCGCGACGTACTGGTCGCGGTCCCGGGAGGCGTACTGGGTGAAGGGCGAGACCTCGGGGCACGTCCAGCACGTGCACGAGGTGCGTCTCGACTGCGACGGCGACGCCCTCCTCGTGGTGGTCGACCAGACCGGCCCGGCGTGCCACACCGGCACTCACACCTGCTTCGACGCCGACGTCCTGCTCGCCGCCGACCGCTGA